CGATgattcatttaaaataataataaaaaaaatagaatttatGTCCTGCCTCTCTTCcctcaggagcccagggtgtcaaacacagacaaaacaattaaacaagaaaacaaataacatactaaaaacaattaaaaatattccaaaacaaattaaaaacattttaaaacatcactgGGAATATTGTAAAACGGTTAAAATAtgctaaaacacagcttaaaaacattctttcaccagtgatcttcaggttgccaggaacagtccctttCAGCCATCTATTGACTGGGTAAACAGAAAGATTTTCAGATTTCTCTGAAAATTAATACACACTTcactggggaaggcattccacagacaggaggccaccactgaaaagggccTGTCATGGGCCAGCGCCAACAAGGTGCCGACTGAATCTGCCCCAGTTCAGTAACTAACCAGGAGTACTTTAAAGGCATTTACAAAGATGCAGCAAGGCATTACCTGGCCAAAGATGAAGGTGAAGAAGAGGAGGCTCCAGCCAAAAAGATGGGTTTCAATATAGTCTgggcggttggacttgatggccttataggccccttccaactctattattctatgattctaagtatggAAACTGAGTGCATTCTGCCCTTACATAATTCGTGTCTCTGACATTGTCCTTTAAGTACTCAATGAACACATATGTCTAACATAACTAATTCCCTCCCCATTTTTCAAAGTGCACATTATCAGCTATCCAACGGCGCAATTGTTTTCCAAACTTCCCATTTTTTTAGGGGTCCAACTGCACAGTTAAAAACCCACCAACAACCTTGCATGAGAACAACACTAATGGTTTAATGCTGTTTACGCAGCCCCAGAGCACGGTCTGAGAGCACATCTAACAGACGCCTTATTGAAGCTAACTAGGCCTAGGTCTGTTCAGTGCCAGGATGAGAAATTGCCTAGGAAACCCTTGAATTCCCATGATGTAAAtgtactaaaataaaataaatggacatGTAGCCGGCACTCTCCTCGGATCAGCTGCAAAGCACGGCTGAATCTGCCGGCTTTCCTGGAATGCAATTCAGCATGAGCGGAGCTGAATGCTGTGAGGTAACTCAACACAGTGAGGCAGTGTAGCATAGggtagggttcaaatccccactcagccatgaagctcacagagtggccttgggccagccatgatgaacctacctcacaagggttGTTTGTGAGGATAGAAAATTGGATTAAGGAGAACTATATAAGCCACCTTAGGTGCCCTGAAGGAAGGAATATATGTCTAAAAATATGCTGTACAACTGTTGATCTTGTTTTTACTGGATTTTTACTGGTTTTTATTATACTTTTAAAATTGCAATTGCGTATTGCAGCGTTGCAATTGCGCCAAGGTTCTGCCTTGGTGATTCAGTCTGTAAATTACTTTGATGTTTTctgaaatgaaatagtggtatacaaacatgTTTATAAACATAAATAAGTAAACCttaggcccgggggccaaatgcggcccttcaggcctctctatctggcctgtGGAACTCTTCatatgccacaccccctctccccaggccacaccctccctGAGTCCTACTTTGCActgcaagtgcttttgcctggctggaatatgtccttgtaCTAGgataatgcctcctgcttctCTGAATGGAGGATTGAGATGGGTGCGCGAGCGTgtttagaaactagcctactgcgcaaaggtaaaattcacatctgttgctctgcccacttctgcctctggccccgcccacccacaggcatgtggcccctggaaggttgccttgaagggaatgcggccctcagactgACAAAGGTTCCCCTGTAACAAACATGCATGCATTTCcctctgaattctatggaatttggTAGCAACCCTCACCGTTATCATCTGTTGAGGAGTGGGTGCTTTCGGGACCCAAGCTGCTGATACCACTGCTTTGTGTCAGGGGGCTGCAAGCTGCCCTGAGGCAAGGCCATTCCTGCACAGGGCTTAGGGGGCGCTCAAGCTTACAAGTCAGAGTGAGGTCGGATGAGCAGATCCTGGGTCCCGGAATTCTATAAACACCAGACCCCCCGGATTCATGGCTCAGGGGCAGATGCATCCTGGGGATTTGTCCATGGTGTGGCTCATCCGCGTGATGAACACAGTTCAACGAGACACCCTTGCAGGGCTCTCCCAATGCCTTTCCCTCACTCTCTTGACATCCCTCTGTATGACAATCGAGCCCCTCGCCGTATTGCAGCGGTGCAATTGCGCCAAGGTTCTGCCTTGGCGATTCAATCCGCAGAGACTCCTTGCTGGCTTTGGAGTCTCGGAGAGCCTCGATCTTGCAAGGCTGCTGGTAGTGGCTGTTGCTGCGGAGATACAAAATGCACGGTGAGCCTGACGGCACCTCGGTCCTGCGTGTTGGCGACGCACTCCCGGGAGGGCTGCCTGAAGGCTCGTTTCTCAACCTGCAGCCATAAAGCAACGGGTTGGGCAGTGCGTTGTCCGTCTGATTGAGGAGAGCAAAGATATTGTGGAAGAGACGCTCCCGGGGCTGCCTCCTCAGCAAAGGATGCTTCTCCACTGTCAGCCCTTTGCGGGCATCCACTACCATGTTCTTCCACTTCTTGCGGATCTCTTCTGGCGTGCGCTGTATCAGCGGGTTCAGAGAGTTGACAGCCGCAGCGATCTCCTCCCACGCTCGTTGGCGGTCGGTGGTGTTGCTGCAGCGGCCGCTCTTTGCGATCAGGATGTCTTTGCGGAGAGCGAATTCTTCTAGGATCAAGAACTTCTCCTCGTCAGAAAATTTGATCCTCTTCGCCTTGGTGGTCATCGTGTCGGTCCCTGCATTTCAAAACACAAACAGAATCTTGGAACATTGAAACGAGTGTGGATGGACAGCATGTAGCCGTGCGTATCAATCTGATCAAAGCAGAGCGGGCAACCCTTGCTTTTCTGATGTTGCTGAACGGCAacccccttcatccctgaccgttggccatgcttgctggtggtgatgggagttgtagttcagcaacatccggagagccacaggttccgcaTGCCTGATTTCACAGCTGAAAATAGGGTCAATTTTGAAACATTGCTATGCTCACACCAGGAAGCACGGCTCTCACATCTCTTAATATCACCCCTCTCTCCGCTTCATTACATATTGCTGAAGATTCCTTTCGGTTAGGTGAATGCTGCGTTCACTCATTGATTCCATCCTATATAGGCTTCCAAAGCAGTGGGTGCTAACTGAtgagaaacatttaaaaaacctattaaaaaagcaaaataaaggcTTTAAACAAAGCAACCAGCAACAAATTGTTGCAGCGTGAAGTGCCCCTGCTCATTTTTCCAGTAGGTCAACCATGCTCTCTTCTACAATACTCCACTCTGTCCCCCATATgggtttccattttttaaaaaaatccatagcCAGTGAACACACTCCGTCCACAATGGGCTGTTTTGGGGATGCCGACTCCCTTagggttccccccccaaaaaaattgtttgggtttttttttaatttctcgaGTTCATTGAATTCATTTTGGTGTCATGTATTCATATGTGAAGTTTTTAAGttaagttttattttgtattatgttccATCTCACTTGTCCCTTTTTtccagccatctgtcgggaatgctttgatttggattcctgcattgcacagggggttggacttgatggccttagaggccccttccaactcttctattctatgattccttaTTGATTAGAGCTTTTGCAGCCAGTGTTTCGTATATCATGGAATTGTTCATTTTTAACAGGTTAAtgtataaatatattaatatttatagtATGATTGACAATTGACTTTAATGCTGTGTATATATATGCTTTTACAGACTGCCCTTGTTAAAGGGTTCTTTCCACCCTAAACGCGTTGggcagcaataaaaacacttttgcTTCCACCGTTGGCTTTTCACTGGCAAGGCATTCTGAGGGCTCCCTGTCTGCAGTACTTTTgggtgcctccctccttgcttgTCCACTTATACCACTGCACCACCTAGCTCGCAATatcggcactgactggcagcagattttTAGGGTTTCACATGGGGagggtctcccagccctacctagagatgccggggattaaatccgggactttctgcatgcaaggcggatgctcgAATGCTCTAATTTCTTCTTCTCTGGGACCAGAAACTTTCCCcaggctttcttttttcttttttttaaatagtttttattaacattttgtaTTTTCCAGAAAGAAGACACACAATTATTCCAGAGAAGCAGTGAGCGGATTCAACATGGCCCCACAACATGCATCACATACAGGTAATGATTTCGCTTGAGGTCATATTCCACATTAAAATCCCAGAACCCAAAAGTCCctttcagttttatttattaacaACTAAAGAAAAACTCTAGAATTAAACAAAGGAAGTCTTCTCAGGTAAGTATTCAGGTAAGTAGCAGAACCCATAACCGTGTAGTATCAGACCACTTGCATTATATTTGTTTCTCAATGAGATGGAAAATAAGGGCACAATATGGCCATAGCATGTCTGACTTTTATTAATTCCTATAGGAGAGTAaaattcccttggtgaattctgagtTTTatgctgtgtttatgtatatgtttatgtatatgtatattgtttatatattttgctttgtaaattaatttgatatgttttttattgtaccttgtgtattctattgtaaactgttttgagatcttagatagtaagcggtctataaatggaaattaataataataataatatatgctgAGGAGCTGAGCTGTCATACATTTCAAATATCTGTGTATGGTTTACTGAACAAAATCagtttatatattttgaaataCCACTTAAGAAATTAGGCCAATTTGTATTAGGCATTCTATATTCTTATACATTGTATTGATGGAATCATATTAGTTTTAtcattaacaaaacaaacaaaatcataCCATTCCCCTATAAAATATTTTTTGCTTGACCCCTTGAAACTATTAGTTTATGTTATTTTCGTCCGCTACTGCCAATTGCCAAATTTCCTTATGTCGGTAATCAATTGTCGCTCCAACAAGATCTCTCCAGAACCTGGCCAAAGTAAGCCGCGCTGCTGTCAATAAATCCCTAATCCTCTCTTTGCATTTTAGAGGATTGCTATTGCAATCAAATCAGTTTAGCAATTGAGGGGTCACATCCAAGAATTCCCcaggcttaataataataataataataataataataataataatttatatcccgctcttcctcccagtaggagcccagggtggcaaacaaaaacactaaaaacactctaaaac
This Rhineura floridana isolate rRhiFlo1 chromosome 19, rRhiFlo1.hap2, whole genome shotgun sequence DNA region includes the following protein-coding sequences:
- the LOC133373198 gene encoding uncharacterized protein LOC133373198; protein product: MTTKAKRIKFSDEEKFLILEEFALRKDILIAKSGRCSNTTDRQRAWEEIAAAVNSLNPLIQRTPEEIRKKWKNMVVDARKGLTVEKHPLLRRQPRERLFHNIFALLNQTDNALPNPLLYGCRLRNEPSGSPPGSASPTRRTEVPSGSPCILYLRSNSHYQQPCKIEALRDSKASKESLRIESPRQNLGAIAPLQYGEGLDCHTEGCQESEGKALGEPCKGVSLNCVHHADEPHHGQIPRMHLPLSHESGGSGVYRIPGPRICSSDLTLTCKLERPLSPVQEWPCLRAACSPLTQSSGISSLGPESTHSSTDDNAEDSQPDQRGCNMPTGGPSRELSEKQSRLYAEVLELQKETLQLQKEKILLEKEKLLLEILKLRRELGM